From the Coffea eugenioides isolate CCC68of chromosome 1, Ceug_1.0, whole genome shotgun sequence genome, the window AGTGAGAAATGGTCAAGTAGCCTTCCGTTTTTCTCTTGTAAATAAAGGGGAGGATAAATAAATTAGTACACActtttaaataagaaaaattatgcttAAGGTCTTAAGCTACACCAATCAGCAACTGCTTATGGTTTTGCAGGGGGTACTAAAAAACTTTTGACCTCGTAAAAGCATTATAAAGGGTTGATCTACACATAATTAACACACACAAACATGTAGATGTGTGTGTGGGGGACAACAATTACCTATTTTTGCATAGTGACAAACTTGATTGAAGAGTCTTTAAGTTATTCCTTGACCAAACCAATATTTTGCACTAATGTACTATTTTGTAAGAGgtcattccttttctttttttttttttttgctttttcctacTAATAATTTAAAATGTAATTCATCCTAATACTACTTTTTAATAGAGTTGTAAATGAATTGAATCGAATTGAACTTTTCAATGTTTGAGTTCGATTTGAAATTTTGGGTTTAAACTCGAATTCCAACTTGAATCCTATATAAGCTTAACAAACTTAAACtttaagctcgagctcgatttgATTTAATATTCAATAGGTTGAAGctagaaaatttatttaattcttcaCTTTTAATATTAAATCATCATTAATGCATATATAATAtctatataataaaataataagtatatGATTTCATATAAAATTATTaacaaatatttttaataaaaatattaaaatttatttgaatCGAATCGAGCCTTAACGGATTGAATTTTTACAAATTTGAACTCGATTCAATACTATAAATCAATCCTAATTTCTATTTGAATTCGAACTCTACAAGTCTGATTAGGCCAAGAGATCCTCTAacatttatttttgaatttttttcactCTAATTGGGGTTCGAACCCCCAATCTATGGGTTCTACTTTTTTATTTCTTGTACTcctaatgataaaaaaaaatgacatatctTGTCTCTTCCACCCATTACTTTGTTGAATATATCAATGTCACTTTATTAGTGTTTGTCTCTTTATTGTAGTCTATTTTAACACTCCTATTCAGCATTTCAATCAGCCATATCCAGAGAAGCAGTAACCAACAGACACCGTTTGATACGCGATCATCATCACAGTATCTTCCAAGTCTGAAGTGCCTATATAGGATTCTTTACTACTACACTGTTCTCTAGTAACTTTTGATAGATTTGGATGCCCTTATAGCTTTTTTTGAGAATTTCAAAGCAATGCTTCTCCAAACAATCACAACTAGTAGCCCTTTAAATCTGAACAACTCTCCTAACTTTTGCTATTGTTCTTCTTGTTTCAAGAATCAGAGCCAAAAGACTCCATCTTTAGTGCCCAAGACCCTGTTTCTCCCAAGTCttgattctaaattttactACCATTTGAGTGATAAAACCAAAAGGGGCTCATTTTTTTCAAGTGGGAATGGCTGTGGAGCTAATTCCATTCAAACAAGAACAGCATATGCTACTTTGCTTGAGACCCCTGTTCTGTGGGCTGGTAGAGTTTGCATCTTTTATGTCCTCTTGAAGGCTGGCTTAGCTGGATCTCCTGCTAACCCTCTTATCTCTTCGGGTTTGAACATATTCTACGATGATTATTTGCCGTATTTATGCCAAAAATAAAGTGTTTGTCTGAATGCTGATTTCGTTTCTTGATAGATTTGGAAACTAGTTCTGATGATTTGGGGTTCTCTAAGTGGTTTGAGAAGTTTCAAGGAAATCCAggtttgtgaattttcttgctaattattattgttattattattatattttgcAAGCGTTGAGTTGTAAATGCTTGAGTTTGGTAGTTTCTAATACTGGTTTATCGGAATTATGCTAGGGGAGAATCATACTTGAGTTAAGGCAATTTAATAATTACAGACTAGTAATAAGGTGAAACTTTGGAATGAGGAAAGTAGCTCTGCTTGTTGAGTGTATCTCAAACTTTGCATCATTTGTGTAGTGTTCTATGATATGATCATGTGGAATGCCATCTATTCTTTCTAATTTTGTGACACCACATACATATTTTTAGCTTGATTTAATTTTTAAGCAAAGGCTTACAACTACCTTGAAGGCTAATAGTGTCATCAGCGAAACTTAAAGTGGTTATTGGGAGCCTGTAATAAAATTCCCGGTGGTGCTAATTTTATTCCCTTGTGTGCTTTTGAGAGAGCTGTGAAGGACATTAAGACAGAGTGTAAGGATAAGACTAAGAGGGGATTGCCTGGACTGGTTTTTTATTGAGTATAACTTGTTCTCAAAACTGTGTGTTCTTTTTTCCTGTTTCCATTCAAATTGACCTAAATATACTGTACAATTTGCACATTGCATATAGCAGAATGAATCCTAGGGGAAATGCATGTTTGCCTAGCAACTGTTCCATGAAATTCCACTGTAGATAGTCCTAGACTTAGGGAAGCAAGATTAGGGAAAAAGTACCAACTTGGCATGGGACTTCTTCATGAAATCGATCATCTGAACTAAAGCAATTGTTGACAGAACAGCCTTCTGTAAGTATTAGATGATATTGGTAATATTAGGTATCTGTCATCTGGTTCTACTTGTTAACTGATTCTTTTTGTGAAATTAACCTATCTGGTAAGCGAAACATTAACCCATTTTGTGGGTGATATGATTCTGAGACCATGTGTGTTTTGTTCATCTCAtttagaagatatttggatAAAAGAACTTATTACAATATTAATAATTGGCTCCTTTAATAGGCTGATTTTTGCAAGTATTTATTGA encodes:
- the LOC113763756 gene encoding uncharacterized protein LOC113763756, whose amino-acid sequence is MLLQTITTSSPLNLNNSPNFCYCSSCFKNQSQKTPSLVPKTLFLPSLDSKFYYHLSDKTKRGSFFSSGNGCGANSIQTRTAYATLLETPVLWAGRVCIFYVLLKAGLAGSPANPLISSDLETSSDDLGFSKWFEKFQGNPDKEATDRRKLVSKWHPTTKGTLKRNYRVPSKSEGRRLLKAIASLLSDDDHFRDASSHKGCQIRRQNAHGESVCCNNVRALFDELPTPHLVVEITPFPAGPLNENDYLKAEKLERVLRSAPSA